The Paenibacillus uliginis N3/975 genome has a window encoding:
- a CDS encoding CBS domain-containing protein has translation MQIIEVMTRQVQTCQTSDPVEKAAKIMEQGNVGAVPIVDQAGRLTGIMTDRDIVLRGVAKNKDLRMTTCEELMTGEVKCCEPHTEIHEAANMLAQHQIRRLPVVDNQGRLVGICAIGDLAVRDIYINESGEALNQISKGSGTIQ, from the coding sequence ATGCAAATCATTGAAGTCATGACCAGACAAGTACAGACCTGCCAAACGAGTGACCCCGTAGAGAAGGCAGCGAAAATCATGGAACAGGGCAATGTCGGTGCAGTACCGATTGTTGATCAGGCAGGTCGGCTGACTGGGATTATGACAGACCGCGATATCGTGCTTCGTGGTGTGGCCAAGAACAAGGATTTAAGAATGACGACATGCGAAGAGCTGATGACAGGCGAGGTCAAATGCTGCGAGCCGCACACGGAAATTCATGAGGCAGCAAATATGCTAGCACAGCATCAGATTAGACGTCTGCCTGTAGTGGACAACCAAGGCCGCTTAGTCGGCATTTGTGCGATTGGCGATCTTGCCGTTCGGGATATTTACATTAATGAATCGGGCGAAGCCTTGAACCAGATTTCCAAGGGATCGGGAACGATTCAATAA